The Aeromicrobium yanjiei genome includes a region encoding these proteins:
- a CDS encoding DEAD/DEAH box helicase has product MDPADLVLRYGERVTHVERVPAREAVVEPWPEWIDPAVREMYAAEGIDSLWGHQAEALHHVHAGRHTVISTGTASGKSLAFQAPALTGLAAGRTGSALRGNRMPTVLYLAPTKALAADQLRRLAGASAFARPATVDGDNSREERAWARDHANYLLTNPDTLHHSILPAHARWTRVLGGLTHVVVDECHHYRGVFGAHVAHVLRRLRRICAYYGADPTFVLSSATVADPEVFASRLTGLDVVPVTEDSSPHAARTIALWEPPIIPGVDPANPGVVRRSATTEAGELLTDLVIGKVRTLAFVRSRKGAESVAATAQRRLGEVDPELVRRVATYRGGYLPEERRELEQRLRSGDLLGLASTNALELGIDIAGLDAVITVGFPGTRAALQQQFGRAGRSGHDSIGILVARDDPLDTFLVHHPEALLGTAVEASVFDPDNPYVLGPHLAAAAQEIPLTEGDFDLFGPRTAEGVAALEAAGWLRKRAAGWFWTKRERASNLADIRSSGGPPVQIVDATTGRLIGTVDGGSADSTVHEGAVYVHQGDVHLVDEYDLEHGVAMVHRDNPDYSTMARSVTEITVVETERTEQWGAAAMSFGSVEVVNQVVSYLKRSTAGGGILGEELLELPARTLPTKAVWWTLSAEVVSATLETDDVPGSAHAAEHAAIGLLPLLATCDRWDIGGVSTALHPDTGTLTVFVYDGYPGGAGFAERGYEMAARWLRVTRDAIIACECQDGCPSCVQSPKCGNGNEPLDKAGAVRLLGAFLADAPGG; this is encoded by the coding sequence GTGGACCCTGCCGACCTCGTGCTGCGCTACGGCGAGCGAGTGACGCACGTCGAGCGCGTCCCGGCCCGTGAGGCGGTCGTCGAGCCGTGGCCCGAGTGGATCGACCCGGCCGTGCGCGAGATGTACGCCGCGGAGGGGATCGACAGCCTGTGGGGCCACCAGGCCGAGGCGCTGCACCACGTCCACGCAGGCCGCCACACCGTCATCTCGACCGGCACGGCGTCGGGGAAGTCCTTGGCCTTCCAGGCTCCCGCGCTGACCGGTCTGGCTGCCGGGCGTACGGGGAGCGCGCTGCGGGGCAACCGCATGCCCACGGTGCTGTATCTCGCCCCCACCAAGGCCCTGGCCGCCGATCAGCTGCGCCGGCTCGCGGGCGCGTCGGCGTTCGCGCGGCCCGCGACGGTCGACGGCGACAACTCACGCGAAGAGCGCGCCTGGGCGCGTGACCACGCGAACTACCTGCTGACCAACCCCGACACGCTGCACCACTCGATCCTGCCGGCCCACGCGCGCTGGACGCGCGTGCTGGGCGGGCTCACGCATGTCGTGGTCGACGAGTGCCATCACTACCGCGGTGTCTTCGGCGCGCACGTGGCCCACGTGCTGCGCCGGCTCCGCCGGATCTGCGCGTACTACGGAGCCGATCCCACGTTCGTGCTCTCGTCGGCGACCGTCGCCGATCCCGAGGTCTTCGCGTCCCGGCTCACGGGCCTGGACGTCGTGCCGGTGACCGAGGACTCGTCCCCGCACGCCGCCCGCACCATCGCGCTGTGGGAGCCGCCGATCATCCCAGGCGTCGACCCGGCCAACCCCGGCGTGGTGCGCAGGTCGGCGACGACCGAGGCGGGCGAGCTGCTGACCGACCTGGTCATCGGCAAGGTCCGCACACTGGCGTTCGTGCGGTCCCGCAAGGGGGCGGAGTCCGTCGCCGCGACCGCCCAGCGGCGCCTGGGCGAGGTCGACCCTGAGCTCGTCCGGCGGGTCGCGACCTATCGCGGCGGCTATCTGCCCGAGGAGCGGCGCGAGCTGGAGCAGCGCCTGCGCAGCGGCGACCTGCTGGGGCTCGCCAGCACCAACGCCCTCGAGCTCGGCATCGACATCGCCGGCCTGGACGCCGTGATCACGGTCGGCTTCCCGGGCACGCGCGCCGCCCTGCAGCAGCAGTTCGGCCGCGCCGGACGCTCGGGCCACGACTCGATCGGCATCCTCGTGGCGCGGGACGATCCGCTGGACACGTTCCTCGTGCACCACCCCGAGGCGTTGCTCGGCACCGCGGTCGAGGCCTCGGTCTTCGACCCCGACAACCCGTACGTCCTCGGCCCGCACCTCGCCGCCGCGGCGCAGGAGATCCCGTTGACCGAAGGCGACTTCGACCTGTTCGGGCCGCGGACCGCGGAGGGAGTCGCGGCCCTCGAGGCGGCGGGGTGGCTGCGCAAGCGGGCGGCGGGATGGTTCTGGACCAAGCGCGAACGGGCCAGCAACCTGGCCGACATCCGCTCCAGCGGCGGCCCGCCGGTGCAGATCGTCGACGCGACGACCGGACGCCTGATCGGCACGGTCGACGGCGGCTCGGCGGACTCGACCGTCCACGAGGGGGCGGTCTACGTCCACCAGGGCGACGTCCACCTGGTCGACGAGTACGACCTGGAGCACGGCGTCGCGATGGTCCACCGCGACAACCCCGACTACTCCACGATGGCCCGGTCGGTCACCGAGATCACCGTGGTCGAGACCGAGCGGACCGAGCAGTGGGGCGCGGCCGCGATGTCGTTCGGCTCGGTCGAGGTGGTCAACCAGGTCGTGTCCTATCTCAAGCGCAGCACCGCCGGTGGAGGCATCCTCGGCGAGGAGCTGCTCGAGCTGCCCGCTCGTACGCTGCCGACGAAGGCCGTCTGGTGGACCCTGTCGGCCGAGGTCGTGAGCGCGACCCTCGAGACCGATGACGTGCCCGGATCGGCGCACGCGGCCGAGCACGCCGCGATCGGCCTGCTGCCGCTGCTCGCGACGTGCGACCGGTGGGACATCGGCGGCGTCTCGACCGCCCTGCACCCCGACACCGGCACGCTGACCGTGTTCGTCTACGACGGCTATCCCGGCGGAGCGGGATTCGCCGAGCGCGGCTACGAGATGGCGGCCCGGTGGCTCCGGGTCACCCGTGACGCGATCATCGCGTGCGAGTGCCAGGACGGCTGCCCGTCGTGCGTCCAGTCGCCCAAGTGCGGCAACGGCAACGAGCCGCTCGACAAGGCCGGCGCCGTACGCCTGCTCGGCGCCTTCCTCGCGGACGCTCCCGGCGGCTGA
- a CDS encoding TadE family type IV pilus minor pilin: protein MRRERGMVTAELMTIAPLGVALAFLLLWIVSLGLTQVRIADASRESARMLARGESMSSAEAAAKRQAPTGARVSVDEQGGAVVVTVRVRSRMPIPFFSGIGARTMESTSVAAQESP from the coding sequence ATGCGTCGCGAACGGGGCATGGTCACGGCCGAGCTGATGACGATCGCGCCCCTGGGGGTCGCTCTCGCGTTTCTCCTGCTGTGGATCGTGTCGCTCGGGCTGACCCAGGTGCGGATCGCGGACGCATCCCGCGAGTCCGCCCGGATGCTCGCCCGTGGGGAGTCGATGTCGTCGGCCGAGGCCGCGGCCAAGCGCCAGGCCCCGACCGGCGCCCGGGTGAGCGTCGATGAGCAGGGGGGTGCGGTGGTCGTGACGGTGAGGGTCCGCTCGCGCATGCCGATCCCGTTCTTCTCCGGCATCGGTGCGCGGACCATGGAGTCCACCTCGGTCGCCGCGCAGGAGTCACCGTGA
- a CDS encoding DUF4244 domain-containing protein codes for MKKLRARAEQGMTTAEYTVGTLGACTIGGVLVKVGQSEWFGDLVEDLISKIPDLLPF; via the coding sequence ATGAAGAAGCTGCGCGCCCGGGCCGAGCAGGGCATGACCACCGCGGAGTACACCGTCGGAACCCTCGGTGCCTGCACGATCGGCGGCGTCCTGGTGAAGGTCGGCCAGTCCGAGTGGTTCGGCGACCTCGTCGAGGACCTCATCTCCAAGATCCCCGACCTGCTCCCGTTCTGA
- a CDS encoding STAS domain-containing protein has protein sequence MELALTSRTDGDFEIIEVGGEIDVYTAPRLREAIVTAVEAGHTKLIIDVQRVDFLDSTGLGVLVGALKRVRADGGSLDIVCTQERILKIFQITGLDKVFGLHSSIEDARATPA, from the coding sequence ATGGAGCTGGCACTGACGTCCCGCACGGACGGCGACTTCGAGATCATCGAGGTCGGGGGCGAGATCGACGTCTACACGGCGCCTCGTCTGCGTGAGGCGATCGTGACCGCCGTCGAGGCAGGTCACACCAAGCTCATCATCGACGTCCAGCGCGTCGACTTCCTGGACTCCACCGGCCTCGGCGTCCTGGTGGGAGCGCTCAAGCGGGTCCGCGCCGATGGCGGATCGCTCGACATCGTCTGCACCCAGGAGCGGATCCTCAAGATCTTCCAGATCACGGGTCTGGACAAGGTCTTCGGCCTGCACTCCTCGATCGAGGACGCCCGCGCCACACCGGCGTGA
- a CDS encoding DUF4244 domain-containing protein: MTCRDDRGMATAEYAIGTIGAVLMATVLFKLASLGVDGPWLDGLLERIREALSWRNLFAGMPRLGIGA; encoded by the coding sequence ATGACATGTCGAGACGACCGCGGGATGGCGACTGCGGAGTATGCGATCGGCACGATCGGCGCGGTGCTGATGGCGACGGTGCTGTTCAAGCTCGCGTCCCTGGGCGTGGACGGGCCGTGGCTCGACGGCCTCCTCGAGCGGATCAGGGAGGCCTTGTCGTGGCGCAACCTCTTCGCGGGGATGCCGCGCCTCGGCATCGGGGCCTGA
- a CDS encoding N5-glutamine methyltransferase family protein encodes MIDDQHVPTLRDALTRADFTVDAVYALLGDDAHRALGRNQTTPAVRATRGGGDLATLVRLFALQVPVDRARADAALPGLVEPLAAADMLAVSGDEVRALVDIRPYGDEDHDWWIVCDPTSGLDGRQAPMDPSYVLGISEASSSLAQLTIRRPVGRSLDLGTGCGVQALHLAQHASEVVATDVNPRALAMARLTAALNGADIDVRDGSLFEPVAGETFDLIATNPPFVISPPGSQVLVYRDSGMPGDSVVRHLVENAATHLNEGGWCQILANWAHHRGVDWQDDLGQWLEGQPLDAWILQRELVDPAAYVEMWLADAGLAGTADYVQRYDAWLDWFEAEGIEAVGFGWLSLRKTSKEPVRRLEEWTGEIAQPVGPAVAAWGDRVDALRGIGDVELLDRTFRQAIDLVQETRGAAGADDPESIVIRLQHGVRRVRQVDTVEAGLVGASDGDLTSGQILDALASLLGRDAGELRSTYAPVVRELVEEGFLV; translated from the coding sequence GTGATCGACGACCAGCACGTGCCCACCCTCCGCGACGCCCTGACCCGCGCCGACTTCACGGTCGACGCGGTCTATGCGCTCCTGGGCGACGACGCCCACCGTGCCCTCGGGCGCAACCAGACGACCCCTGCCGTCCGTGCGACCCGTGGCGGTGGCGATCTCGCGACCCTCGTGCGGCTCTTCGCGCTGCAGGTGCCGGTCGACCGGGCGCGCGCCGACGCGGCGCTGCCGGGCCTGGTGGAGCCCCTTGCCGCGGCGGACATGCTCGCGGTGTCGGGCGACGAGGTGCGCGCGCTCGTCGACATCCGGCCGTACGGCGACGAGGACCACGACTGGTGGATCGTGTGCGACCCGACGTCGGGCCTGGACGGTCGCCAAGCGCCCATGGATCCTTCGTACGTCCTCGGGATCAGCGAGGCGTCCTCCTCGCTCGCGCAGCTCACGATCCGCCGCCCGGTCGGACGCTCGCTCGACCTCGGCACGGGCTGCGGCGTGCAGGCGCTGCACCTCGCGCAGCACGCGAGCGAGGTCGTCGCGACCGACGTCAACCCGCGAGCCCTGGCGATGGCGCGCCTGACCGCGGCGCTCAACGGCGCCGACATCGACGTCCGCGACGGCAGCCTCTTCGAGCCCGTGGCCGGCGAGACCTTCGACCTGATCGCGACCAACCCGCCGTTCGTGATCTCCCCGCCCGGCAGTCAGGTGCTGGTCTACCGCGACTCCGGGATGCCGGGCGACAGCGTCGTGCGGCACCTGGTCGAGAACGCCGCGACGCACCTCAACGAGGGCGGCTGGTGCCAGATCCTCGCGAACTGGGCCCACCACCGCGGCGTCGACTGGCAGGACGACCTCGGCCAGTGGCTCGAGGGCCAGCCCCTGGACGCCTGGATCCTGCAGCGCGAGCTCGTCGACCCGGCGGCATACGTCGAGATGTGGCTCGCGGATGCCGGGCTCGCCGGCACCGCCGACTACGTCCAGCGCTACGACGCGTGGCTGGACTGGTTCGAGGCCGAGGGCATCGAGGCAGTCGGCTTCGGGTGGCTCAGCCTGCGCAAGACCTCGAAGGAGCCGGTGCGCCGCCTCGAGGAGTGGACCGGCGAGATCGCGCAGCCGGTCGGTCCGGCCGTCGCCGCGTGGGGCGACCGGGTCGATGCGCTGCGCGGCATCGGCGACGTCGAGCTGCTCGACCGGACGTTCCGCCAGGCCATCGACCTGGTCCAGGAGACACGTGGCGCCGCGGGAGCCGATGACCCGGAGAGCATCGTCATCCGGCTCCAGCACGGCGTGCGCCGCGTGCGCCAGGTCGACACCGTCGAGGCTGGACTCGTCGGTGCGAGCGACGGTGACCTCACCTCCGGGCAGATCCTGGACGCCCTGGCCTCATTGCTGGGCCGGGACGCCGGTGAGCTCCGCAGCACGTACGCCCCGGTCGTCCGCGAGCTCGTCGAGGAGGGCTTCCTGGTGTGA
- a CDS encoding GNAT family N-acetyltransferase has protein sequence MILRDAAPSDVADLLAIHNEAVRDTTAIWDETETDLAERSAWLEGRLSAGFPVLVVEIEGAVVGYASYGPWRPKTGYRHTVEDSLYVRSSHQGRGLASILLDALIARAREAGLHRMVAMIESTNTLSVGLHERRGFRTAGVLTQVGSKFGRWLDLTVMQLDLDR, from the coding sequence ATGATCCTGCGCGACGCCGCGCCGTCCGACGTCGCCGACCTGCTCGCGATCCACAACGAGGCGGTCCGCGACACCACGGCGATCTGGGACGAGACCGAGACCGATCTCGCCGAGCGCAGCGCCTGGCTCGAGGGACGCCTGTCGGCAGGCTTCCCCGTCCTCGTCGTCGAGATCGAGGGAGCCGTGGTCGGCTACGCGTCGTACGGCCCCTGGCGGCCGAAGACGGGCTATCGCCACACGGTCGAGGACTCGCTCTACGTCCGGTCGTCGCACCAGGGCCGGGGCCTGGCCTCGATCCTGCTCGACGCCCTGATCGCGCGGGCACGTGAGGCCGGTCTGCACCGCATGGTCGCGATGATCGAGTCGACCAACACCCTCTCGGTCGGCCTGCACGAGCGGCGCGGCTTCCGGACCGCCGGCGTGCTGACGCAGGTCGGGTCGAAGTTCGGCCGCTGGCTCGACCTCACCGTCATGCAGCTCGATCTCGACCGCTGA
- a CDS encoding type II secretion system F family protein has product MRLAAAVSVVAAMLLWRPPGRWLLRHRLGRRAVEVSRHRVAAAGVAVVVLSLAGQVRGPRLVLAGTVVGIGVFAVRLLGASRRHELVRRRRAEVAEVLGLLAAELRAGLLPVRTLSGLAADFDFLAPAARAADLGADVPAALREASAATGREALLEVAAAWHVAERSGAPLAMVLGRLEDAVRDRREVEREVQAGAGPARATGRLMAVLPVVGLGLGSGMGGDPVAVLTTTWVGVGCLAAGCALACLGVAWVERIASAAEMPP; this is encoded by the coding sequence ATGAGGCTCGCTGCTGCTGTCTCGGTGGTCGCGGCGATGCTGCTGTGGCGTCCGCCGGGGCGGTGGCTCCTGCGTCACCGGCTCGGCCGGCGGGCGGTCGAGGTGTCGCGCCACCGGGTCGCAGCCGCGGGCGTCGCGGTCGTCGTCCTGTCCCTGGCCGGGCAGGTGCGGGGGCCGCGGCTGGTGCTGGCCGGGACGGTGGTCGGGATCGGTGTGTTCGCCGTTCGCCTGCTGGGTGCGTCACGCCGGCACGAGCTCGTGCGCCGCAGGCGGGCCGAGGTCGCCGAGGTGCTCGGCCTGCTCGCGGCCGAGCTGCGGGCGGGCTTGCTGCCCGTCCGCACGCTGTCGGGTCTCGCGGCGGACTTCGACTTCCTGGCCCCCGCGGCGCGGGCCGCGGATCTCGGTGCCGACGTCCCTGCTGCGCTGCGGGAGGCGTCCGCGGCCACGGGGCGGGAGGCGTTGCTCGAGGTGGCCGCGGCGTGGCACGTGGCCGAGAGGTCGGGCGCGCCCCTCGCGATGGTGCTCGGACGGCTCGAGGACGCGGTGCGCGACCGGCGGGAGGTCGAACGTGAGGTGCAGGCGGGTGCCGGCCCCGCTCGCGCGACCGGGCGCCTCATGGCGGTGCTCCCGGTCGTGGGCCTCGGCCTCGGCTCCGGCATGGGCGGCGATCCCGTCGCCGTCCTCACGACGACCTGGGTCGGGGTCGGCTGCCTCGCCGCGGGATGCGCCCTGGCCTGCCTCGGTGTCGCGTGGGTCGAGCGGATCGCGTCCGCTGCGGAGATGCCCCCATGA
- a CDS encoding sodium-translocating pyrophosphatase — MANATVVAAVGGDLDFSDKNSFYLYAVVAIGALALVLAGVFRSQVLKASEGTAKMQEIGQAVQEGASAYLSRQFKTLAVFAVIALLMLIALDAAVLGWDNDWKIKIGRYVALVAGAGFSALIGYLGMWLATRANIRVAAAAQTEGREVAMRIAFRTGGTVGMMTVGLGLLGAGTIVLIYTGDAPVVLEGFGFGAALLAMFMRVGGGIFTKAADVGADLVGKVEQNIPEDDPRNAATIADNVGDNVGDCAGMAADLFESYAVTLVAALILGSVAFGEVGLVFPLVIPAIGALTAILGVFITKPRPNEGGLTTINRSFYITALVSAVASIGAAFLLLPSKFSDASLPGIDTQSLIVTVGQQQGLVAPGLDANPRLIAIIAVLIGIVLAAVILALTGYFTGTETRPVKDVGKTSLTGAATVILSGLSVGFESAVYTAIVIGAAVFGAFLLGSGSLVVALFAVALAGCGLLTTVGVIVAMDTFGPVSDNAQGIAEMSGDVDEEGAQILTELDAVGNTTKAITKGIAIATAVLAATALFGSLSSSISTAIEASGVTSSPDAADLSIIETYAWLGVLNVGDPSILVGLILGAAVVFLFSGLAINAVGRAAGAVVYEVRRQFREIPGIMEGTGRPEYGKVVDICTRDSLRELATPGILAIFAPIAVGFGLGIGPLGGYLAGAIGTGVLMAVFLANSGGAWDNAKKLVEDGNHGGKGSPAHEATIIGDTVGDPFKDTAGPAINPLLKVMNLVALLATPLIIKYSYGDDASDPIRYTIAGVAVVIIVAAVYISKRRPIALDTTAIAEPEEIATS, encoded by the coding sequence ATGGCGAACGCGACGGTGGTTGCGGCAGTGGGCGGGGACCTCGACTTCTCCGACAAGAACTCGTTCTACCTCTACGCGGTCGTCGCGATCGGTGCTCTCGCGCTGGTCCTGGCGGGGGTCTTCCGCTCTCAGGTCCTCAAGGCGTCCGAGGGCACCGCGAAGATGCAGGAGATCGGGCAGGCCGTCCAAGAGGGTGCCTCTGCCTATCTGAGCCGACAGTTCAAGACGTTGGCCGTCTTTGCAGTCATCGCGCTGCTGATGCTGATCGCGCTCGACGCGGCCGTGCTGGGATGGGACAACGACTGGAAGATCAAGATCGGGCGTTACGTCGCACTGGTGGCCGGCGCGGGCTTCTCCGCGCTGATCGGTTACCTGGGCATGTGGCTCGCGACGCGGGCCAACATCCGCGTCGCGGCGGCGGCACAGACCGAGGGCCGCGAGGTCGCGATGCGCATCGCGTTCCGCACCGGAGGCACGGTCGGCATGATGACGGTCGGCCTCGGCCTCCTCGGCGCGGGCACGATCGTGCTCATCTACACCGGGGACGCGCCCGTCGTGCTGGAGGGATTCGGCTTCGGCGCTGCCCTGCTGGCCATGTTCATGCGCGTCGGCGGCGGCATCTTCACCAAGGCCGCCGACGTGGGGGCCGACCTGGTCGGCAAGGTCGAGCAGAACATCCCCGAGGACGATCCGCGCAACGCCGCCACGATCGCGGACAACGTCGGCGACAACGTCGGCGACTGCGCCGGCATGGCGGCCGATCTCTTCGAGTCGTACGCCGTGACACTCGTCGCGGCCCTGATCCTCGGCTCCGTCGCGTTCGGCGAGGTCGGTCTGGTCTTCCCGCTCGTGATCCCGGCCATCGGCGCGCTCACCGCCATCCTCGGCGTCTTCATCACCAAGCCCCGGCCCAACGAGGGCGGGCTCACGACCATCAACCGCTCCTTCTACATCACGGCGCTGGTCTCGGCGGTCGCGTCCATCGGCGCAGCCTTCTTGCTGCTGCCGTCGAAGTTCAGCGACGCCTCGCTGCCGGGCATCGACACGCAGTCCCTGATCGTCACGGTCGGTCAGCAGCAGGGTCTGGTCGCTCCTGGTCTCGACGCCAACCCCCGCCTCATCGCGATCATCGCGGTGCTCATCGGCATCGTGCTGGCCGCGGTGATCCTGGCACTGACCGGCTACTTCACCGGCACCGAGACGCGACCGGTGAAGGACGTCGGCAAGACGTCGCTCACCGGTGCCGCGACGGTCATCCTGTCCGGCCTCTCGGTCGGCTTCGAGTCGGCGGTCTACACCGCGATCGTCATCGGCGCAGCCGTGTTCGGGGCGTTCCTGCTGGGCAGCGGATCGCTCGTCGTGGCGCTGTTCGCCGTCGCGCTCGCAGGATGCGGACTGCTCACCACGGTCGGTGTCATCGTCGCGATGGACACCTTCGGCCCGGTCAGCGACAACGCCCAGGGCATCGCGGAGATGTCGGGCGACGTCGACGAGGAGGGCGCGCAGATCCTCACCGAGCTCGACGCCGTCGGCAACACCACCAAGGCGATCACCAAGGGCATCGCGATCGCGACGGCCGTCCTTGCCGCGACGGCGTTGTTCGGCTCCCTGAGCAGCTCGATCAGCACCGCGATCGAGGCGTCCGGCGTCACGAGCTCCCCGGACGCTGCGGACCTCAGCATCATCGAGACGTACGCATGGCTGGGCGTCCTCAACGTGGGCGATCCGAGCATCCTCGTGGGGCTGATCCTCGGTGCGGCGGTGGTGTTCCTCTTCTCCGGCCTCGCGATCAACGCCGTCGGCCGCGCGGCCGGCGCGGTCGTCTACGAGGTCCGCCGCCAGTTCCGCGAGATCCCCGGGATCATGGAGGGGACGGGCCGCCCCGAGTACGGCAAGGTCGTCGACATCTGCACGCGCGACTCGTTGCGGGAGCTCGCGACGCCGGGCATCCTGGCGATCTTCGCGCCCATCGCGGTGGGCTTCGGGCTGGGCATCGGTCCGCTGGGCGGCTACCTGGCCGGCGCGATCGGCACGGGCGTGCTGATGGCGGTGTTCCTCGCCAACTCCGGCGGAGCGTGGGACAACGCCAAGAAGCTCGTCGAGGACGGCAACCACGGTGGCAAGGGGTCGCCCGCCCATGAGGCGACGATCATCGGTGACACCGTGGGCGATCCGTTCAAGGACACCGCGGGTCCGGCGATCAACCCGTTGCTCAAGGTCATGAACCTCGTGGCCCTGCTGGCGACGCCGCTGATCATCAAGTACTCGTACGGCGACGATGCGAGCGACCCGATCCGCTACACGATCGCGGGCGTGGCCGTGGTCATCATCGTGGCGGCGGTCTACATCTCCAAGCGTCGTCCGATCGCGCTCGACACCACGGCGATCGCGGAGCCGGAGGAGATCGCGACGAGCTAG
- a CDS encoding type II secretion system F family protein → MTPALLTAAAVWCLVPAAPTRRARLVLGAGGPPRTVDLRLVAAAMAPLGAVLLLGVPIGLLAGVALAPVVHRAVGRLESASARARADAMEAALPAALDLMVAALEVGRPPVAAFALVAEATAAPLGPELGAIAGRLAIAADSDTVWRGVADDAVLAPVGRAFRRAEASGMPVAAIVATVATELRRERGARLRERSRRVGVRTAAPLGACFLPAFFLIGIVPTVIASFSSLQW, encoded by the coding sequence ATGACCCCGGCGCTGCTCACCGCCGCGGCCGTCTGGTGCCTTGTGCCCGCTGCCCCGACCCGCCGAGCCCGCCTGGTGCTGGGAGCCGGTGGTCCGCCCCGCACGGTGGATCTTCGTCTCGTGGCCGCCGCGATGGCGCCGCTCGGCGCCGTGCTCCTGCTGGGCGTGCCGATCGGTCTGCTCGCCGGGGTCGCGCTCGCCCCCGTCGTCCACCGCGCCGTCGGGCGTCTGGAGTCGGCGTCCGCCCGTGCCCGGGCCGATGCGATGGAGGCCGCCCTCCCGGCTGCGCTCGACCTCATGGTGGCCGCCCTGGAGGTCGGGCGGCCGCCTGTCGCGGCGTTCGCGCTGGTGGCCGAGGCCACTGCGGCCCCGCTGGGCCCCGAGCTCGGGGCGATCGCGGGACGGCTCGCGATCGCTGCGGACTCCGACACGGTGTGGCGCGGGGTGGCGGACGATGCGGTGCTGGCACCGGTCGGTCGGGCGTTCCGCCGCGCCGAGGCCTCGGGCATGCCGGTGGCCGCGATCGTCGCGACGGTCGCGACCGAGCTGCGACGTGAGCGGGGTGCACGTCTTCGTGAGCGCAGCCGCAGGGTCGGGGTCCGGACCGCGGCCCCGCTCGGCGCGTGTTTCCTGCCGGCCTTCTTCCTGATCGGCATCGTCCCCACGGTGATCGCGTCGTTCTCGTCCCTGCAGTGGTGA
- a CDS encoding Rv3654c family TadE-like protein, giving the protein MTRGERGAVTVHAATIATLLVIAALVVVQVAGLVRMRHRVAAAADLAALAASQASVAGEDGCSAARAIARRNDAELVSCRMDYDVATVTARAERPPWWGVAWSTEQKARAAPDFYLDPAPAGGPATGAR; this is encoded by the coding sequence GTGACGCGGGGAGAGCGGGGCGCCGTGACCGTCCACGCCGCGACGATCGCAACCCTCTTGGTCATCGCGGCGCTGGTCGTGGTCCAGGTCGCGGGGCTCGTCCGGATGCGGCACCGGGTGGCGGCGGCCGCCGACCTGGCGGCGCTCGCGGCGTCCCAGGCGAGCGTCGCGGGCGAGGACGGCTGCTCGGCGGCGCGAGCCATCGCGCGGCGCAATGACGCCGAGCTGGTCTCCTGCCGGATGGACTACGACGTGGCCACCGTGACCGCACGCGCCGAGCGCCCACCCTGGTGGGGCGTCGCCTGGTCCACCGAGCAGAAGGCCCGGGCCGCCCCCGACTTCTACCTCGACCCCGCCCCCGCGGGTGGTCCCGCGACTGGCGCAAGGTGA